The Solidesulfovibrio fructosivorans JJ] DNA segment GACTCCTCGGCGATCATGGACGCGCCGGGGAAATGCTCGTGCACCACGACGTTGAGGTCGCGCAGGAAATCGATGGCATCGACATTTTCCTTGCCGCCGTATTTGTTGGGAATCCACTCCCCTTCATTACGGGAATAATCGAGGTAGAGCATGCTGGCCACGGCATCGATGCGCAGGCCGTCGATGTGGAATTCCTTGAACCAGTAGAGGGCGTTGGAAAAAAGGAAGTTGCGCACCTCGTGACGGCCGTAGTTGAAGACATAGGTGCCCCAATCGGGATGCTCGCCCTGCCGCCAGTCCTCATGCTCGTAAAGCCCGGTGCCGTCGAAACGCCCCAGGCACCATTCGTCCTTGGGAAAATGGCCGGGCACCCAGTCGAGGATGACGCCAATACCCGCCTGGTGGCAGGCGTCGATCAGAAAGCGTAGGTCCTCGGGCGTGCCAAAGCGCGAGGTCGGGGCGAAATAATGTCCGGTCTGGTAGCCCCAGGATTCGTCCAGGGGATGTTCGGCCAGGGGCATAAACTCGATATGGGTGAACCCCAGATCGCGGACGTAGGGCACGAGCTTCGCGGCCAGTTCACGGTAGGTGTAAAACGAACCGTATTCCTTGGTGTTCCAGCGCCAGGACCCGGCGTGGACCTCGTAGACTGAAATGGCGTCGTCCAGGGGCAGCCCCTTGGCCCGGCGGGCATCCATCCAAGCGGCGTCGCCCCAGGTATAGTCGTCCAGGCCCCAGGCCCGGGCGGCCACGCCGGGGCGCATCTCGGCGAACAAGGCGAAGGGATCGGTCTTGAAGACCGTGTCGCCGTATTTCCCGGTGACGGCGAACTTGTAGAGATCGCCGTGGGCAAGACCGGGAATGTAGCCGGCCCAGACACCCGAAGCCGCGACCGGAAAAAGTTCGTGCGTGCCGGGCTGCCAGTCGTTGAAATCCCCCACCACGGAGACGGCTTTGGCATTGGGCGCCCAGACGGCGAAACGGTAGCCCGCTCCCTTTTCCCCTTCATGGGCATGGGCGCCGAGCACGCGGTAAAGGTCCCAATGCTTGCCCTGGCCGAAAAGATAAATATCGAGCTCGCCGATATTCACGGGCAGGCACGACGAACTGGTCTTCTTGCTTGATGCTTCCATGCGAGGGCTCCTTACAGTCATGACCAGACGGTTCCTTATATGTCCGCGCCGAGTTCCCGGTACAAACTAATGTAGTTCTTGGCCGCCTTTTCCCAGGAATAGTCGGACCGCATGGCCCGCACCAC contains these protein-coding regions:
- the glgB gene encoding 1,4-alpha-glucan branching protein GlgB, with protein sequence MEASSKKTSSSCLPVNIGELDIYLFGQGKHWDLYRVLGAHAHEGEKGAGYRFAVWAPNAKAVSVVGDFNDWQPGTHELFPVAASGVWAGYIPGLAHGDLYKFAVTGKYGDTVFKTDPFALFAEMRPGVAARAWGLDDYTWGDAAWMDARRAKGLPLDDAISVYEVHAGSWRWNTKEYGSFYTYRELAAKLVPYVRDLGFTHIEFMPLAEHPLDESWGYQTGHYFAPTSRFGTPEDLRFLIDACHQAGIGVILDWVPGHFPKDEWCLGRFDGTGLYEHEDWRQGEHPDWGTYVFNYGRHEVRNFLFSNALYWFKEFHIDGLRIDAVASMLYLDYSRNEGEWIPNKYGGKENVDAIDFLRDLNVVVHEHFPGASMIAEESTSWAGVSRPVYTGGLGFTFKWNMGWMNDTLDYFTKDPVYRSYHQNQLTFSMLYAFHENFILPLSHDEVTHGKGSLIGKMPGDHWQQMANLRLFLSYMWAHPGKKLLFMGCEFGQWKEWTSHEELDWVLTEFPQHQGAMELVRALNALHKARPAMHVQDNDWTGFEWVDLSDYASSVITFLRKAPDGSQILWAFNFTPVVREAYTVGCRVPGFWREIFNSDSTYFGGGDVGNDGGVMAQPTTYGGWPYFLSIKLPPLAAIAFTPE